From one Culex quinquefasciatus strain JHB chromosome 3, VPISU_Cqui_1.0_pri_paternal, whole genome shotgun sequence genomic stretch:
- the LOC119769482 gene encoding uncharacterized protein LOC119769482 produces the protein MSAAPFSRLDPFDCKNGDFEYYLEQFDQFLAINSVADDESKKVPLFIASIGQDAYKILKESCGQADPKGKTFEELRDLLLEYFARREFYQRNQRQGEYTGAFINEVKRLSLKCNFGPFQKEALRDRIACGRLEPDDKDDKKSMAPQPKQQQQRQQQQQTQPRKPKNPQSAPPQLLAELQAVAVPDGSAKGAKKKQPQQNQPNQRKCKICGHLHVESECPHKDASCFMCRKKGHIASVCREKIIKGQQQQGQGQGKGQQPVEVHVHVQQNAGVKSETPAVPPAESVTSVLDNMLNVMDMVFKNKK, from the coding sequence ATGTCCGCCGCGCCATTTTCCCGGTTGGATCCGTTCGATTGTAAAAACGGCGATTTCGAGTACTACCTGGAGCAGTTTGACCAGTTTTTGGCCATCAATTCCGTCGCGGATGACGAATCGAAGAAGGTGCCGCTGTTCATCGCGAGCATCGGCCAGGATGCGTACAAAATCCTAAAAGAGAGCTGCGGACAGGCTGATCCCAAAGGGAAAACGTTTGAAGAACTTCGGGACCTGCTGCTGGAGTACTTTGCCCGGCGGGAGTTCTACCAGCGGAACCAGCGCCAAGGAGAGTACACGGGGGCATTTATCAACGAGGTGAAACGGCTATCGCTAAAGTGCAACTTTGGCCCGTTTCAGAAGGAAGCACTTCGCGATAGAATCGCCTGCGGAAGGCTGGAGCCGGATGATAAGGATGATAAGAAATCGATGGCTCCTCAGccaaagcaacaacaacaaagacaacaacagcagcagacTCAACCCAGGAAGCCGAAGAATCCGCAATCGGCCCCTCCACAGCTGCTCGCCGAACTTCAGGCGGTGGCCGTTCCGGATGGTTCGGCCAAAGGAGCAAAGAAGAAGCAACCCCAGCAGAACCAGCCGAACCAGCGCAAATGCAAGATCTGTGGCCACTTGCACGTGGAGTCCGAGTGTCCGCACAAGGATGCGTCCTGCTTCATGTGTCGCAAGAAGGGACACATTGCGTCCGTATGTCGGGAGAAGATTATTAAgggacagcagcagcagggtcAAGGCCAAGGAAAGGGACAGCAACCGGTTGAAGTGCACGTCCACGTGCAGCAGAATGCGGGCGTGAAGAGTGAGACTCCGGCGGTGCCACCGGCGGAGAGTGTGACGAGCGTGCTGGACAACATGTTGAACGTGATGGATATGGTTTTCAAGAACAAGAAATGA